In Calothrix sp. PCC 7507, one DNA window encodes the following:
- a CDS encoding M48 family metallopeptidase, whose product MPTYTGISSEAFRHPLDRQAEQALRSLPGFDLIAHKFVEFIYERPQLVYLMGNTIQVGPRQYSTIYQIFRECVRDLDIYPEPALFVSQNPQANSYALGQENPYIVINTGILDLLDEAEIRAVLAHELGHIKCGHTILIQIAMWAMSAASALGELTFGMGNFVTQGLIYAFFEWRRKAELSADRAALLVMDDLNPVMLTMMKVSGGSVKYANECSLQEFIRQSESYQALDVDGLNQIYKFLMYNGAQGMMLSHPFPVERLHYLREWAVSEEYQQIRRGNYQRSPAEGAVNVAAQTPANTAETLRRQIEELQREINKMKRSE is encoded by the coding sequence ATGCCAACTTACACCGGAATTTCCAGCGAAGCCTTCAGACATCCACTGGATCGCCAAGCCGAGCAAGCTTTACGAAGTCTACCGGGATTTGATTTAATTGCTCATAAATTTGTGGAATTTATCTACGAACGCCCTCAGTTAGTCTATTTAATGGGCAACACCATCCAAGTCGGGCCGCGTCAATATTCCACTATTTACCAGATATTTCGAGAATGTGTGCGGGATTTGGATATTTATCCAGAACCGGCACTGTTTGTCTCACAAAATCCACAAGCAAATAGCTATGCACTAGGGCAAGAAAATCCTTACATAGTCATAAATACAGGGATACTAGACTTACTGGACGAAGCTGAAATTCGGGCGGTGTTAGCCCATGAACTGGGGCATATTAAATGTGGTCATACTATTTTAATTCAAATAGCGATGTGGGCAATGAGTGCTGCTTCCGCCCTAGGTGAATTGACTTTTGGTATGGGTAATTTTGTGACGCAAGGCTTGATTTATGCCTTTTTTGAATGGCGGCGGAAAGCTGAGTTATCAGCAGATCGAGCAGCTTTGTTAGTGATGGATGACTTAAATCCAGTCATGTTAACAATGATGAAAGTGTCTGGTGGTAGTGTTAAATACGCTAATGAATGTAGTCTACAGGAATTCATCCGTCAGTCAGAAAGTTATCAAGCGTTAGACGTGGATGGACTGAATCAAATATATAAATTCTTGATGTACAACGGCGCTCAAGGTATGATGTTGAGCCATCCTTTCCCTGTTGAACGCTTACACTATCTACGGGAGTGGGCAGTATCAGAAGAATATCAGCAAATTCGCCGAGGAAACTATCAGCGATCGCCTGCTGAAGGAGCAGTAAATGTTGCAGCTCAAACACCCGCAAATACCGCAGAAACTTTGCGTCGTCAAATTGAAGAATTACAACGAGAAATTAACAAAATGAAAAGGTCTGAGTAG